One genomic window of Nitrosomonas sp. Is35 includes the following:
- the radA gene encoding DNA repair protein RadA produces the protein MAKSKTIYSCTECGGQTLKWQGQCPHCQAWNTLVETIAEKSVSRFSPVSETGQVQNLSTIEAREEPRYPTGIEELDRVLGGGMVQGGVVLLGGDPGIGKSTLLLQALSFMSAQHSVLYVSGEESAQQVALRAKRLALDVRSVNLYAEIQLEKIQAVLAERKPSVAVIDSIQTVYSEALQSAPGSVAQVRECAAQLTRLAKSSGTCIILVGHVTKEGALAGPRVLEHMVDTVLYFEGDMHSSFRMIRAFKNRFGAVNELGVFSMSEKGLREVKNPSALFLSHHDTQVPGSCIMVTQEGTRPLLVEIQALVDEARSPSPRRLCVGLEQNRLAMLLAVLHRHAGIPCYDQDVFVNAVGGVKITEPGADLAILLAVVSSLKNKPLTEKMIVIGEVGLAGEIRPVQRGQERLKEAAKLGFKQAIIPVANKPKQAIAGMNIIPVARIRDAVAHMH, from the coding sequence ATGGCCAAATCAAAAACCATTTATTCCTGCACCGAATGTGGCGGCCAAACGTTGAAATGGCAAGGCCAGTGCCCGCATTGTCAGGCCTGGAATACATTGGTCGAAACCATCGCGGAAAAATCCGTGTCGCGCTTTAGTCCGGTATCCGAAACCGGGCAGGTGCAGAATTTAAGCACCATCGAAGCGCGCGAAGAACCGCGTTATCCGACCGGCATCGAGGAATTGGACCGGGTGCTCGGCGGCGGCATGGTGCAGGGCGGGGTGGTGTTGCTGGGCGGCGATCCGGGCATCGGTAAATCGACGTTGCTGCTGCAAGCGCTGTCATTCATGTCGGCGCAGCATTCCGTGTTGTATGTCAGCGGCGAAGAATCGGCGCAGCAAGTCGCATTGCGAGCCAAACGTCTGGCGCTCGATGTGCGGTCAGTCAATTTGTATGCCGAGATTCAACTGGAAAAAATCCAAGCGGTGCTGGCTGAACGTAAACCGTCGGTGGCGGTGATCGATTCGATCCAAACGGTTTATTCCGAAGCGCTGCAATCCGCGCCGGGATCGGTCGCGCAGGTGCGCGAATGCGCGGCGCAATTGACGCGTCTGGCGAAATCGAGCGGCACCTGCATCATTCTGGTCGGTCATGTCACCAAGGAAGGCGCGCTGGCCGGTCCGCGCGTGCTGGAACATATGGTCGATACCGTGCTGTATTTCGAGGGCGATATGCACTCCAGTTTCCGCATGATCCGCGCGTTCAAGAATCGTTTTGGCGCGGTCAATGAATTGGGTGTGTTCTCGATGAGCGAGAAAGGCTTGCGCGAAGTGAAAAATCCTTCCGCGTTATTCCTTTCGCATCATGACACGCAAGTGCCGGGATCGTGCATCATGGTCACGCAAGAGGGCACGCGCCCGCTGCTGGTGGAAATTCAGGCCCTGGTCGATGAAGCACGTTCGCCCAGTCCGCGGCGATTATGCGTCGGATTGGAACAAAACCGCTTGGCAATGCTGCTGGCGGTGTTGCATCGCCATGCCGGAATTCCGTGCTATGACCAGGATGTGTTCGTCAATGCCGTGGGCGGTGTCAAAATCACCGAACCGGGTGCCGATCTGGCGATTTTGCTGGCGGTAGTGTCGTCGCTGAAAAACAAACCGCTGACGGAAAAAATGATCGTCATCGGCGAAGTCGGCCTGGCCGGTGAAATCCGCCCCGTGCAGCGCGGCCAGGAACGATTGAAAGAAGCGGCGAAACTGGGTTTTAAACAGGCGATTATTCCGGTAGCCAACAAGCCCAAACAAGCGATTGCCGGTATGAACATCATTCCGGTGGCGCGTATCAGGGACGCGGTTGCGCACATGCATTAG
- a CDS encoding ceramidase domain-containing protein yields MNRHIWILTGISILIIVAALLLPPFAQPAGYHHFADQRDFLGIPNFNDVASNLAFLFSGTAGLIFLWRVHQDPAQTTFQDRRESLPYWVLFSAIASVAFGSIYYHWTPDIDHLLWDRLPIVIAITALLSATLVERISRDAGLWALPLLVVLAVLSVLYWYWTEQQGAGNLNFYIVMQFYSILLIVWISLRFPSRYTHGNSIYQIIALYAAAKVFEMLDAQIFAWTNGWISGHTIKHLIAAFAAYGIVRILRERKFVRYQ; encoded by the coding sequence ATGAACCGGCACATCTGGATACTGACGGGAATTTCGATTCTGATCATCGTGGCCGCTCTGTTGCTGCCGCCGTTTGCCCAGCCTGCCGGTTATCATCATTTCGCCGATCAACGCGATTTTCTCGGCATTCCGAATTTCAATGATGTAGCCTCCAATCTGGCTTTTCTGTTCAGTGGCACCGCCGGTTTGATATTTCTGTGGCGCGTGCATCAAGATCCCGCGCAAACCACGTTTCAAGATCGCAGGGAAAGTTTGCCGTATTGGGTGCTGTTTTCAGCTATCGCCTCCGTCGCTTTCGGGTCCATTTACTACCACTGGACACCGGATATCGATCACTTGCTATGGGATCGCCTGCCCATCGTCATCGCCATAACCGCCCTGTTATCGGCCACACTGGTTGAGCGCATAAGCCGGGACGCCGGTCTTTGGGCTTTACCGCTGCTCGTTGTGCTGGCCGTGCTGAGCGTGTTGTATTGGTACTGGACGGAGCAGCAAGGCGCGGGCAACCTGAATTTCTATATCGTCATGCAGTTTTACTCGATCCTGCTGATCGTTTGGATCAGTCTGCGCTTTCCATCGCGTTACACGCATGGCAACAGCATCTATCAGATCATTGCGCTCTACGCGGCCGCAAAAGTATTTGAAATGCTGGATGCGCAAATTTTTGCCTGGACAAACGGCTGGATCAGCGGCCATACGATCAAACATCTGATTGCTGCGTTTGCGGCATATGGGATTGTGAGGATATTGCGGGAGCGGAAATTTGTAAGGTATCAATAA
- the avs3b gene encoding AVAST type 3 anti-phage proein Avs3b — protein sequence MADSTQFDNVLKLGKQLVAELGFDQSADTLSRWMAHYIAELIHNAEIANEENRDEQRSKCAGAILELWSHYTAIPNGKRPFQDYDPILRTLESLDPNSNIPRYFRPVHEAAVKQQKNTESATWLESAEKVDYTARLLIRFCLTCAARDAIEKSKEWVTLAEAAGAVDDNYFSVIRFVSNEAELSGEETATNEERKEIESRIKRLEDFINLAKMLSDHLQEKLDTINNQNKI from the coding sequence ATGGCAGATTCTACACAGTTTGATAATGTTCTAAAACTGGGCAAGCAGCTTGTTGCAGAACTTGGTTTCGATCAGTCTGCCGACACGCTTAGCCGGTGGATGGCGCACTATATCGCAGAGTTAATTCATAATGCAGAGATAGCAAATGAAGAAAATCGAGACGAGCAGCGCTCGAAATGCGCGGGTGCAATTCTCGAGCTTTGGAGTCATTACACAGCAATACCGAATGGCAAACGACCTTTCCAAGACTATGATCCTATCCTGAGAACACTTGAGAGCCTCGATCCTAACAGCAATATCCCGAGATACTTCCGGCCTGTCCACGAAGCAGCAGTAAAGCAACAGAAAAATACGGAAAGCGCTACCTGGCTGGAAAGTGCTGAAAAAGTAGATTACACAGCCAGACTTCTGATCCGCTTTTGTTTGACTTGCGCTGCTCGAGATGCAATTGAAAAATCCAAGGAGTGGGTCACTCTTGCCGAGGCAGCGGGGGCAGTAGATGATAATTATTTTTCAGTCATACGATTTGTCTCAAATGAAGCCGAACTAAGTGGCGAAGAAACTGCGACCAATGAAGAGCGAAAGGAAATTGAAAGTCGAATCAAACGATTGGAAGATTTCATCAATTTGGCAAAAATGCTGTCTGATCATCTACAAGAAAAACTCGACACAATTAATAATCAGAACAAAATCTAA
- a CDS encoding NACHT domain-containing protein, which yields MSNNSELVRFSRDGDQFHYLWAARRCLPLLSRISGLVAISIEGASVSESNGSSTIEAGEELIDIAEYYGSENFEQADSVRYYQLKHSTQTPNKPWTASGLKKTLKGFAKRYSAFCQQFGSEQCEQKLRFFFISNRPISSNILETLTDAASETNPRHPKELAKLGKHTGLKDDELSRFCRLLHLEGQHEGYWDQRNILVQDINDYLPDADMDAPKQLTVLVSQKALSENSDNPVITKIDVLRALKSDESKIFPAPCLISDTNNIVLREQYAAIIADIIATDSGPVIIHADGGVGKSVFSTQIKFGPPQGSVCILYDCFGNGQYRSRSAFRHRHKDALVQIANELASMGLCHPLIPTPHADATAYLKAFKHRLSQSINSIRATHLEALLCIIIDAADNAQMAAEEIGESRSFARDLLRENLPEGVRLVVTCRTHRRKLLDPPLTALQRELQTFSRSETATLLRQKFPAATEHDINEFHRLSSQNPRVQATALSRTAPLHEILRTLGPYPTTIEDTISNLLEHAINQLRDRDGETEREQIDLICTGLATLRPLIPIKVLALISGVEKAAIRSFAIDLGRPLLMTGETIQFFDEPAETWFRERFKPKATKLAEFIGILKPLASRSAYAAAALPQLMLEAGQFSELMDLALSSEGLPDGSPLEKRDVQLQRLQFALKASLRAKRYSDAAKLALKAGGETAGENRQNNLIQENTDLAAVFMDANLVQELVSRRTFGGGWLGCHHAYEAGLLSARPDLHGDARSRLRMAHEWLRNWSKLNQDERHNEKPEDTDIAEMAMVHLNVHGAADAANYLRSWKPRDISFRAGTIIS from the coding sequence ATGAGCAACAACAGTGAATTAGTTCGCTTTAGTAGAGACGGCGACCAATTCCACTATTTGTGGGCTGCAAGGCGCTGTTTGCCATTACTCTCACGAATTTCTGGATTGGTAGCAATTTCAATCGAAGGTGCATCTGTCTCTGAAAGTAATGGAAGCTCTACCATCGAAGCAGGCGAAGAGCTTATCGACATTGCTGAATATTATGGAAGTGAGAATTTTGAGCAGGCTGACTCTGTCAGATATTATCAACTCAAACATTCGACCCAGACTCCAAATAAACCGTGGACAGCAAGTGGTCTGAAAAAAACACTTAAAGGATTTGCTAAACGATATAGCGCTTTTTGTCAGCAATTTGGCTCCGAGCAATGCGAACAGAAATTGCGATTCTTTTTTATTTCCAATCGTCCTATAAGTTCTAACATTCTGGAAACTTTAACTGATGCTGCCTCTGAAACCAATCCACGCCACCCAAAAGAATTAGCCAAGCTAGGGAAACATACCGGATTAAAGGACGACGAGTTGTCTCGTTTTTGCAGATTGTTGCATCTTGAAGGGCAGCATGAGGGCTACTGGGATCAACGTAACATCTTGGTGCAAGATATCAATGATTATCTCCCCGATGCTGATATGGACGCACCGAAACAGCTCACAGTACTGGTAAGTCAAAAAGCGCTTTCTGAAAACTCGGATAATCCGGTCATCACAAAAATCGATGTGCTTCGGGCACTCAAGTCCGATGAGAGCAAAATTTTCCCAGCCCCCTGCCTTATCTCGGATACAAATAATATTGTGCTTCGAGAACAATATGCAGCAATTATTGCCGACATTATTGCCACTGACTCCGGTCCCGTCATTATTCACGCAGATGGCGGCGTCGGTAAATCCGTTTTCTCGACACAGATAAAGTTCGGCCCTCCTCAGGGTTCTGTATGCATTTTGTATGATTGCTTTGGCAATGGACAATATCGCAGCAGAAGCGCATTTCGACATCGACACAAAGATGCTCTGGTGCAAATTGCCAACGAACTTGCCAGCATGGGCCTCTGTCATCCACTCATTCCGACACCGCATGCAGATGCAACAGCATACCTGAAAGCATTCAAGCACCGGCTTAGCCAAAGCATCAATTCAATACGGGCGACACACCTGGAAGCATTGCTGTGCATCATTATAGACGCCGCCGATAACGCACAAATGGCGGCGGAAGAAATAGGCGAATCGCGCTCTTTCGCTCGTGATTTGTTGCGTGAAAACTTGCCGGAAGGCGTGCGATTGGTTGTGACATGCAGAACCCATCGACGTAAGCTGCTCGATCCTCCATTGACCGCTCTTCAACGTGAATTGCAAACGTTCAGCCGATCAGAAACAGCAACATTGCTTCGACAGAAGTTTCCTGCGGCAACGGAACACGATATTAACGAATTCCACCGGCTAAGTTCGCAAAATCCCCGCGTGCAAGCAACTGCGCTCTCACGTACAGCCCCTTTACACGAAATTCTTCGGACTCTTGGTCCGTACCCAACTACCATCGAGGATACGATTTCAAATCTGCTCGAACACGCAATCAACCAGCTTCGAGATCGTGATGGAGAAACCGAACGTGAGCAGATTGATCTTATCTGTACAGGGCTAGCTACTCTTCGGCCACTCATCCCAATCAAAGTTCTCGCATTGATTTCAGGAGTGGAAAAAGCAGCCATTAGAAGCTTTGCGATTGATCTTGGTCGCCCCCTTTTGATGACTGGTGAGACAATCCAGTTTTTCGACGAGCCAGCGGAAACCTGGTTTAGAGAGCGATTCAAACCAAAAGCAACTAAGCTTGCAGAATTCATCGGAATTTTAAAACCTCTCGCTTCAAGAAGTGCGTATGCGGCAGCAGCGCTTCCACAGTTGATGCTGGAAGCAGGTCAATTCTCCGAATTGATGGATTTGGCTTTATCGTCCGAGGGACTTCCAGACGGTAGCCCCCTTGAGAAACGTGATGTGCAACTGCAACGGCTTCAATTCGCTCTTAAGGCCAGTCTTCGTGCAAAACGCTACTCGGATGCAGCAAAGCTCGCCTTAAAAGCCGGAGGCGAAACAGCTGGTGAAAATCGTCAAAACAATCTTATCCAAGAAAACACGGATTTGGCTGCCGTGTTTATGGATGCAAATCTTGTCCAAGAACTGGTATCGCGACGAACATTCGGGGGCGGTTGGCTTGGTTGTCATCATGCCTATGAAGCAGGATTACTTTCTGCACGACCTGATTTACACGGTGATGCACGCAGCCGTCTACGAATGGCTCATGAATGGCTCAGAAACTGGTCAAAACTCAACCAAGACGAGCGACATAACGAAAAGCCTGAGGATACTGACATCGCCGAAATGGCAATGGTCCACCTAAATGTTCACGGTGCGGCTGATGCTGCAAATTATCTTCGCAGCTGGAAACCACGTGATATTTCTTTTAGGGCGGGGACAATCATTTCCTGA
- a CDS encoding type II toxin-antitoxin system HicB family antitoxin, whose product MRFPIVIEPGDEQHAFGVVVPDLPGCFSAGDTLDDAIDNAKEAIELWLEETIDSGGAIPEPRSIAEHQSNPEYSGWIWAIVAIDLSELSDKVERVNITLPARVLRRIDAAAKAAGESRSGFIARRTLQEDLHLG is encoded by the coding sequence ATGAGATTTCCCATTGTGATTGAACCAGGTGATGAGCAGCATGCATTCGGCGTAGTTGTTCCTGACTTGCCGGGTTGTTTTTCAGCGGGCGATACCTTGGATGACGCCATCGACAACGCCAAAGAAGCCATTGAGCTATGGCTGGAGGAAACAATCGATAGCGGAGGCGCCATACCTGAACCACGCTCCATCGCTGAACATCAATCCAATCCTGAATATTCAGGCTGGATATGGGCGATTGTTGCAATTGACCTATCCGAATTATCGGATAAAGTGGAGAGAGTCAACATTACGCTACCTGCCCGCGTACTGCGCCGTATCGATGCGGCAGCGAAAGCAGCGGGAGAATCGCGTTCAGGGTTTATTGCTCGCCGGACGCTGCAGGAAGATTTGCATTTGGGATGA